A genomic region of Entelurus aequoreus isolate RoL-2023_Sb linkage group LG19, RoL_Eaeq_v1.1, whole genome shotgun sequence contains the following coding sequences:
- the LOC133635001 gene encoding collagen alpha-2(IX) chain-like, whose translation MHLYSAYICLQHRVRGDLGHNGPTGDCGKPGDLGPLGLPGPWGLNGMRGVPGMPGIEGPPGQDTSDQHVIDVVLRMLQERLAAVAVSTKRAVPWDPPSSPGPPGSTLPQGPHGLPGS comes from the exons ATGCACTTGTATTCAGCCTACATTTGTTTGCAGCACAGAGTGAGGGGAGACCTTGGACATAACGGTCCAACTGGAGACTGTGGGAAGCCAGGTGATCTAGGACCCCTTGGACTGCCTGGTCCTTGGGGGTTGAACGGCATGAGAGGAGTGCCTGGCATGCCGGGTATTGAGGGTCCACCG GGACAAGATACATCTGACCAGCATGTTATTGATGTGGTGCTAAGAATGTTGCAAG AGAGGCTGGCAGCAGTAGCAGTGAGCACTAAAAGGGCTGTGCCATGGGACCCCCCCAGCTCTCCTGGACCTCCGGGATCAACGCTTCCACAAGGACCACATGGTTTGCCTGGTTCTTGA